Within Acidimicrobiales bacterium, the genomic segment CGTCGGTGCCGGCGGCGATGTCGGCGCCGATCGTGTCCCGCCAGGCAAGCAGTCGATCGAGGGAGAAGCCGACCTGCACGAACAGGAAGTCGGCCTCGTGCTTCCAGGCGGGGACCGGCGTGAGCCGGGTGGTGGCGCCGAGGCGGAAGGGCCGGCTGCTGGCCAGGGCAGTGGACCCGGTGGCGGCCCGGGCGTGCTCGATCATCGACCGGACGGTGAGCTCGCTGGTCCGCCCGCCGGTAGTGGGCTTGTCGCCGTAGACGAACAGGAATTCCTCGACGCCGTACGCGGCGGCGGTCAGCAGGTCGCGCTCGAAGCCGAGCAGGTTGCGGTCACGGGCGTTGAGGCAGGCGACCGCCTGCCCGCCCATGGCCTGGACCTCGTGTGCGACCGCGATGCTGGACACGGTGGCCCGGCCGATGTGGTTGTCGGGGATCAGGAACGACGTCGCCACCGGCGCCATCACGCCGATCTGGTGCCGCACCCGGGTGAGATCGGGCGTCGTCGCCGGCTCGATCTCGCACACCACCTCGAAACGGTCCTGCGTCATGACCCGACGCTACGCCCCCCGGGGCGAGCAGTCAGCTCTACGCACACGCCACCGAGGCTGCCGCCAGACAGCTCCGACCTGCGGGTGTCGTCCGACGCCGCCCGACCGAACTGGGGCAGATGGACCCCGAACCGCATCACTCGATCAGACCACACCATCAGACGATGGCAACAGCGCGAGAAGCGCCGCCATGTGCGGGTGTTGACACCGATCACAGCGTGGCGTCATGTGGGGCCCCTGGCCTCGGCCTGGCTGACGGCAGGTCGCTGAAGCCACCGTCCCGGATCCATCGCAGGAGGAGGACGAAGGTCTGCGATTTCAGGGGTTGGAGTCCTGTTGGGTCCACCACCCGCAACCCGTACCTCGGTACGGGATCACGTACCTCCTGGTAGCGGCAGCGATGGTGGTTCCCGGAGGTTGTCCCGTTACCTTCGGCGGCGGATCCGTACGTGGCCGGGGGTCGTGCTGGCATCTGCCGCGTACCTCCTGGTAGTCGCCGACTACTGCGGCTGTGGTCGAGGGTTTGAGTCCCGTTGGCGACCATCGGCCTTGAAGGCGCTGCGGGCCGGCGCTAACAGCGCTCAAGAAGTACTCGGCAGCGCGATAGGCGCCTTGGTCTCAGGGGGTTATCGCAACGCTTGGTCGAGTGCTTCGGATGGTTTCAGTGAATCGAGCGGGTCGCGGTGATTGACCTAGGTGGTGTTATGTACCGCCGATGGGGTGGCCGGTTCCGCGACCGGGGGCTGGCTTCTTCGGGGAGGTCGAAGCGGTGGCGGGCGACCGGAGGAGGCGGGTCTCGAGGGTGGCGTCGTCGAGTTGGGCGACCTGGGGATGGCCGAGGGCGCCGACGCTTCTCGTCGGTGACGACGGCGATCCCTACGCCGGGTACATGAAGGCGGGTCTGGCTGCTCTTGACGCTCGGTCGCCACGATGTCATCGAGCAAGGAGCGGCGACGCAGCCCATGACCGAGCGCAGTGCAGCAGTTGAGCAGTCCGGTAGGCACAGCCAGCCGCCAGCAGAAAGGCCCCGACGCACGCAAACGTGTGTTCTATCGTGAGGTGCGTGGTTGAGGACTCCGGTGGACACTGATCAAGCGCATCGGACGCCAACGCGGCTGGAGGCATCGTTCCAAGGCGGACGTGGTCGGCCGCCGACCCATCTGCGTGTCAATGGTGGGACCGTCTACCGAGTCGAGTGGGTGCGGGATGTCGCTCCGGCAAGCCTGCCGGACGCCGGCGGCATGCTCGTGGTTTCGCTGCAGGCCTACTCCGAAGCGGCCGACGAGACGCTCAAGGTGTCGTTGCTGGTCGGATCAGCGGAAGGCGACCCGTCGCGACCTGACTGGTCATCATGGAGGCACGCCTCGAACATCACCTCGACGGTCATCGGTGGACGTAACCGTACCCATGGGGCGGCTCCCTCGGGAGTGCGCGGAGGAGCGCCGCGCCGACCTCGGCGTCTCGACAACCCAGGGCTTCCCGAGTGGCGGCGGGGCCCTTGCCTGGGATGCGGGCATCCCGTTGTGAGGGTTCGTGATCCACACCGCTTTATTGGAGGAACCGCTAGCGGTAGTTGGTATGTGTGTTGGCCATGGGGCCCGGAGCACATGGCCAGTTCCGGCTCCATGCACCCGGGAGAGGAGATCTACCTCTTCGGTGTTTGCCACCAAGGTTGTACCGAATTGGCGTCATTGCGGCTCCGCGGCGGATGGGCGGAGCTGACCTTTCCTCTGGCACAGCTCGACCTTGATGATGCCGAGATGCAGACGGACGACAGCCGGCTTCCTCCCGCTGATGCCACTTGCCCATTCTGTGGAAGCTCGGAGGAGCTCACCGATGAGCACATCTGGCCGAGATGGGTGTCGAAAGAGTTCCGGACGATGGGACGAGTTCTCTCGCCGTTGCCGGGACTTCGCAAGCCCAGGCGCGAGATCGATATCACCACGCACGTGTGCCGCCCTTGCAACAACGACTGGCTAGGCACACTCGAGAACGACGTCTCGGCGATCCTGCGCCCGATGCTCTGGGGTGAGTGTGTCCCCCTACCTCCTCACCATCAGGTGCTGATCGGCACGTGGGCGATGAAGATGGCCATCCTCATCGATCGCGTGACCGGGTCCGTGGTACCCCGCTTCTATCCGATGGACCTTGCCATCGCTCGTCAACCGTCAAGGAACTCGTTGGTCTATCTAGGTGCCTATAACGGTGGCCGGTGGGCAGCACACTCGGCGAGGGATCTACTGCATCATGCCAACCCGGGTGACTCGCGACCGCATCAGCCGACGCTACTTGTGTCGACTTTCGTGGTCTACAAACTCGCGTTTCAAGTATTGCTTCCGCTGGTTCCCGTAGTCGATGGAACAATGGGTGCAACAACTGACTCAGGAGAGCCTGAACGATTTGTCAGTCAGATATGGCCCGCTGTTGACACGCCTGTGCAGTGGCCGCCGCGCTCTCTGATGGGTGATGAGGGACTCGAATCCCTGGCCACGAGGTTCTCGGCCCCCGGTTGAGATTGGGAGGTGACGCCACCTTGGACGCATCCCCGAGGTCGCTGCCGACCTGCCGATTGTGGACGGCGGGTTCTGGGTGTTGGTCATGTTGAACGGCGACCCCGACGACGCCCTCCGGGCGTTGTCGGTGGCCGGTTGAGGCCGCTGCTGGAGTGCTGGGCTAGGGCCTGTCCGGTGATCTTGACCCGCTCCGACGCGCACATATCTCGAGCCGCCAGACCGCCGACGGTCGCACCGAACCGGCGCTACCGAGCCGGGGGGCGTCGTTGGGCCCGGCCGGTGGCGGTCCTGGCTCGGGACTCGCAGGCCGGAGTCGTTGGACATGGCCTAGACAAGGGCCGTGGAGGTCGTGGTCGAGATCGTCGCCGAGCTGGTCGTCGGCATCGGGCTGGTGGGCGTGGCGTACGCCGTCGGCTCGATCGTCTACCTGCAGTACCGGGTG encodes:
- a CDS encoding methylenetetrahydrofolate reductase, which translates into the protein MTQDRFEVVCEIEPATTPDLTRVRHQIGVMAPVATSFLIPDNHIGRATVSSIAVAHEVQAMGGQAVACLNARDRNLLGFERDLLTAAAYGVEEFLFVYGDKPTTGGRTSELTVRSMIEHARAATGSTALASSRPFRLGATTRLTPVPAWKHEADFLFVQVGFSLDRLLAWRDTIGADIAAGTDVYAGVMVVASAAMARRLLATIPDIEIPDALVQRLETDSDAGIDLAVDIVEGIRSSGAFTGVHLVPVTRYRQVAARLEQLRR